The DNA sequence GCCCCGCTCACCATTGCGGGCGATGGCGAGGATGCGGTCGGCTTCCGACGTCCGTGCGAACACCACTCCCATGGTGTCGCGGCCCTTGGCGGGCACCTCGGCCACGGCAGAGCGTACCACCTTGCCGCTGGACAGAACCACCAAGACCTCGTCGTCCTCCGACACCATCAGACCACCCGCGAGCGTGCCCCGATCGTCGTTGAGCTTGGCGACCTTGATGCCGTATCCGCCGCGTCCCTGGACCCGGTACTCGTCGATCGCGGTGCGCTTCGCGTAGCCGCCGTCGGTGACCACGAACACGTACTGGCCGGGTGCGGCGACCGAGGCGGACAGCAGGCTGTCGCCCTCGCGGAACTTCATGCCCTTCACGCCGGCGGTGGCACGGCCCATCGGGCGCAGGGCCTCATCGGTGGCGCTGAAGCGCACCGACATCCCCTTGCGACTGATGAGCAGGATGTCGTCCTCGGCGTTCACCATGAGCGCCGAGACCAGCTCGTCCTCGTCATTCAGACGGATCGCGATCACGCCGCCCTGACGGTTCGTGTCGTAGCTCGCGAGGCTCGTCTTCTTGACCAGTCCGTCGCGCGTCGCGAGCACGAGGTAGTCGGCCACCTCGTAGTCGCGGATGTCGAGGATCTGCGCGATCTTCTCGTCGGGCTGCAGTGCGAGCAGGTTCGCGACGTGCGTGCCCTTCGCGTCGCGACCGGCCTCCGGCACCTCGTACGTCTTCGAGCGGTAGACGCGGCCCTTGTCGGTGAAGAAGAGCAGCCAGTGGTGCGTGGTCGTGACGAAGAAGTGCTCGACGATGTCGTCGGCGCGCAGCTGCGCACCCTTCACTCCCTTGCCGCCGCGGTGCTGCGAGCGGTAGTTGTCGCTGCGCGTGCGCTTGATGTAGCCCTCGCGCGTGACGGTGACGACCATCTCCTCTTCGGCGATGAGGTCTTCCATCGACACGTCGCCGTCGAACCCGTGCAGGATGTGCGTGCGCCGCTCGTCGCCGAAGCGGTCGACGATCCCCGTGAGCTCTTCGCGGATGATGTCGCGCTGCAGCGCCTCATCACCGAGGATCGCGTTGTACTCGGCGATGAGACGCTCGAGCTCGGCGGCCTCATCGAGGATCTTCTGGCGCTCGAGGGCGGCCAGTCGACGCAGCTGCATGTCGAGGATGGCCTGAGCCTGGTCGTCGTCGATGTCCAGGAGGGTCTTCAGTCCGTCGCGCGCGTCCTCCACGGTGGCGGACCGACGGATGAGCGCGATGACCTCGTCGAGCGCATCGAGCGCCTTCAGGTATCCGCGCAGGATGTGCATGCGACGCTCGGCCTTCGCGAGGCGGAAGCGCGTGCGGCGGACGATGACCTCGAGCTGGTGCGTGATCCAGTTCGTGACGAACCCGTCGATGCCGAGCGTGCGCGGCACGCCGTCGACGATCGCGAGCATGTTCGCGCCGAAGTTCTCCTGCAGCTGGGTGTGCTTGTACAGGTTGTTCAGCACGACCTTCGCGACGGCATCCCGCTTGAGGACGACGACGAGACGCTGGCCGGTGCGGTCGGACGACTCGTCGCGGATGTCGGCGATGCCGGTGATCTTGCCGTCGCGCGCCAGGTCGCCGATCTTCACCGCGACGTTGTCGGGGTTCACCTGGTACGGCAGCTCGGTGATGACGAGGCAGGTGCGACCCTGGATCTCCTCGACGTTGACGACCGCGCGCATCGTGATCGAGCCGCGGCCGGTGCGGTACGCCTCCTGCACGCCCTTCGTGCCGAGGATCTGCGCACCGGTCGGGAAGTCCGGACCGGGGATGCGCTGGATCAGGCCCTCGACGAGCTCCTCGCGCGGCAGCCCGGGGTTGTCGAGCGCCCACAGCGCCGCAGCCGACACCTCGCGGAGGTTGTGCGGCGGGATGTTGGTCGCCATGCCGACCGCGATACCGACCGACCCGTTGACGAGCAGGTTCGGGAAGCGCGCGGGGAGCACGGTCGGCTCCTGCGTCTGCCCGTCGTAGTTGTCGGTGAAGTCGACCGTGTCCTCTTCGATATCGCGCACCATCTCGAGCGCGAGCGGAGCCATCTTGGTCTCCGTGTACCGAGGGGCAGCGGCGCCCATGTTGCCAGGAGAGCCGAAGTTCCCCTGGCCGAGAGCCAGCGGATACCGCAGCGACCACGGCTGCACGAGGCGGACCAGGGCGTCGTAGATCGCCGAGTCGCCGTGCGGGTGATACTGACCCATGACCTCGCCGACGACACGGGCGCACTTCGAGAACGACTTGTCCGGGCGGAAGCCGCCGTCGTACATGCCGTAGATGACACGGCGGTGCACGGGCTTGAGTCCGTCGCGGACATCGGGGAGCGCGCGCCCCACGATGACGGCCATCGCGTAGTCGAGATAGCTGCGCTGCATCTCGGACTGCAGGTCGACCTGGTCGATCCGGCCGTGGTCGTGGCCCTCGTTGATGTCGGGGCGTTCTTCGTCAGTCATGTGTACTCTTCAGTTTCCGGTCGTTGAGCGAGCGAAGCGAGAACCGCTCGCACTCAGATGTCGAGGAAGCGGACGTCCTTGGCGTTGCGCTGGATGAAGCTGCGTCGCGACTCGACGTCCTCACCCATCAGCACGCTGAAGATCTCGTCGGCCGCCGCGGCATCCTCGATGGTCACCTGCCGGAGCGTGCGGGTGGTGTGATCCATCGTGGTCTCCCACAGCTCCTTGGCGTTCATCTCGCCGAGACCCTTGTAGCGCTGGATGCCGGCATCCTTCGGGATCCGCTTGCCGTTGTCGAGTCCGTACTTGAGCAGCGCGTCGCGCTCGGCGTCGCTGAACACGTACTCGTGCGGGGAGTTGGACCACTTCAGGCGGTACAGCGGCGGCATCGCGAGGTAGACGAAGCCGGCCTCGATGAGCCCGCGCATGTAGCGGAAGAGCATCGTGAGCAGCAGCGTCGTGATGTGCTGTCCGTCGACGTCGGCATCGGCCATCAGCACGATCTTGTGATAGCGCGCCTTCTCGATGTCGAAGTCCTCGCCGATGCCCGTGCCGAAGGCCTGGATCATCGCCTGGACCTCTTTGTTGCCGAGGGCCTTGTCGAGGCGGGCGCGCTCGACGTTGAGGATCTTGCCTCGGAGCGCGAGGATCGCCTGCGTGTGCGGGTCACGGCCCTGCACCGCGGAGCCGCCGGCCGAGTCGCCCTCGACGAGGAAGATCTCGCTGATCGACGGATCCTTGCTCGTGCAGTCTTTGAGCTTGTCGGGCATCGCCGCAGACTCGAAGACGCTCTTGCGGCGGGCGGTCTCGCGTGCCTTGCGGGCGGCGAGACGAGCGGTTGCCGCGTCGATCGCCTTGCGGATCACGTTCTTGGCCTGCGCCGGATTGCGGTCGAACCAGTCGCCGAGCTGATCGCCGACGACCTTCTGCACGAACGCCTTCGCCTCGGTGTTGCCGAGCTTCGTCTTGGTCTGACCCTCGAACTGCGGCTCGCCGAGCTTGATCGAGATGACGGCCGTGAGGCCCTCGCGCACATCGTCGCCCGAGAGGTTGTCGTCCTTCTCCTTGAGCAGATTGTTCGCCCTGGCATAGCGGTTGACCAGGGTGGTCAGCGCTGCACGGAACCCCTCTTCGTGCGTGCCGCCCTCGTGGGTGTTGATGGTGTTCGCGTAGGTGAACACGTTCTCGGTGTACGAGGTCGTCCACTGCATCGCGACCTCGAGCGAGATCTTGCGCGCGGTGTCCTCCGACTCGAACGCGATGATCTCCTCGTTCACGACCTCGGCGTGACGCACCTTGTTCAGGTACTCGACGTAGTCGACGAGGCCGCGCTCGTAGAAGAAGACGTCGCTCGGCTGCTTCGTGATCGTCTCGCCCTCGTGCTCCACCTCATAGGCGGATCCGGGGCGCTCGTCGGAGAGCTCGATGCGCAGGCCCTTGTTGAGGAAGGCCATCTGCTGGAAGCGGGTGCGGAGGGTGTCGTAGTCGAACTCGACGGTCTCCTGGAAGATCTCGGCATCCGGCCAGAACGTGATCGCGGTTCCGGTCTGATCGGTCGCCTCGCCCTTCTCGAGCTTCTGCTGCGGGGCGCCGCCGTTCGCGAAGCTGTGCC is a window from the Microbacterium sp. LWO14-1.2 genome containing:
- the gyrA gene encoding DNA gyrase subunit A — its product is MTDEERPDINEGHDHGRIDQVDLQSEMQRSYLDYAMAVIVGRALPDVRDGLKPVHRRVIYGMYDGGFRPDKSFSKCARVVGEVMGQYHPHGDSAIYDALVRLVQPWSLRYPLALGQGNFGSPGNMGAAAPRYTETKMAPLALEMVRDIEEDTVDFTDNYDGQTQEPTVLPARFPNLLVNGSVGIAVGMATNIPPHNLREVSAAALWALDNPGLPREELVEGLIQRIPGPDFPTGAQILGTKGVQEAYRTGRGSITMRAVVNVEEIQGRTCLVITELPYQVNPDNVAVKIGDLARDGKITGIADIRDESSDRTGQRLVVVLKRDAVAKVVLNNLYKHTQLQENFGANMLAIVDGVPRTLGIDGFVTNWITHQLEVIVRRTRFRLAKAERRMHILRGYLKALDALDEVIALIRRSATVEDARDGLKTLLDIDDDQAQAILDMQLRRLAALERQKILDEAAELERLIAEYNAILGDEALQRDIIREELTGIVDRFGDERRTHILHGFDGDVSMEDLIAEEEMVVTVTREGYIKRTRSDNYRSQHRGGKGVKGAQLRADDIVEHFFVTTTHHWLLFFTDKGRVYRSKTYEVPEAGRDAKGTHVANLLALQPDEKIAQILDIRDYEVADYLVLATRDGLVKKTSLASYDTNRQGGVIAIRLNDEDELVSALMVNAEDDILLISRKGMSVRFSATDEALRPMGRATAGVKGMKFREGDSLLSASVAAPGQYVFVVTDGGYAKRTAIDEYRVQGRGGYGIKVAKLNDDRGTLAGGLMVSEDDEVLVVLSSGKVVRSAVAEVPAKGRDTMGVVFARTSEADRILAIARNGERGLAEEEESAEAESDSPTASPETQNPEDTNA
- the gyrB gene encoding DNA topoisomerase (ATP-hydrolyzing) subunit B, whose protein sequence is MTPESPADETESTDGGIPENAGTPAPKAQQPGEYGADSIQILEGLEAVRKRPGMYIGSTGPRGLHHLVYEIVDNSVDEALAGYADTILVTLLEDGGVRVIDNGRGIPVDPHSSDPTKSTVEVVLTILHAGGKFGGGAYAVSGGLHGVGSSVVNALSTRFEVEVKQKGFVWRHSFANGGAPQQKLEKGEATDQTGTAITFWPDAEIFQETVEFDYDTLRTRFQQMAFLNKGLRIELSDERPGSAYEVEHEGETITKQPSDVFFYERGLVDYVEYLNKVRHAEVVNEEIIAFESEDTARKISLEVAMQWTTSYTENVFTYANTINTHEGGTHEEGFRAALTTLVNRYARANNLLKEKDDNLSGDDVREGLTAVISIKLGEPQFEGQTKTKLGNTEAKAFVQKVVGDQLGDWFDRNPAQAKNVIRKAIDAATARLAARKARETARRKSVFESAAMPDKLKDCTSKDPSISEIFLVEGDSAGGSAVQGRDPHTQAILALRGKILNVERARLDKALGNKEVQAMIQAFGTGIGEDFDIEKARYHKIVLMADADVDGQHITTLLLTMLFRYMRGLIEAGFVYLAMPPLYRLKWSNSPHEYVFSDAERDALLKYGLDNGKRIPKDAGIQRYKGLGEMNAKELWETTMDHTTRTLRQVTIEDAAAADEIFSVLMGEDVESRRSFIQRNAKDVRFLDI